Proteins found in one Sorghum bicolor cultivar BTx623 chromosome 1, Sorghum_bicolor_NCBIv3, whole genome shotgun sequence genomic segment:
- the LOC8065205 gene encoding glutathione S-transferase T3, which yields MKPMHKTKETINVDADETNEDERTERRLNWTKDEDIRLAASWLRNSKDPVDGTDRRTDQFWEDVTKEYNKSIEVCRRRNRNQLKIRWDCVKKPVMDFHGCWVKTNKVYRSGVSDDQLMEIAENMYAKDHSDKDFMLKHFWKVVRNERKWSAYVKREQDKDQNKGATNRPADVVNLEENPSIRPIEHKKAKDELYGKKKTPQAYSAISEKLDKYIEVSTTARKDREKMSETQKILANSKVEAARLNEMAAEKQLKCRMLETYKDLLLAPTSNLNAQALAERDKAMESMRLALFATEYN from the exons ATGAAGCCAATGCACAAGACAAAAGAAACAATTAATGTTGATGCAGATGAAACCAACGAGGACGAGAGAACTGAGAGGCGATTGAATTGGACGAAGGATGAGGACATAAGATTG GCTGCATCTTGGTTGCGTAATTCAAAGGATCCAGTAGATGGAACTGATAGGAGGACAGATCAATTTTGGGAGGATGTTACTAAAGAATACAATAAAAGCATAGAGGTTTGTCGTAGAAGAAACCGGAACCAACTGAAGATCCGTTGGGATTGTGTTAAGAAACCAGTAATGGATTTCCATGGGTGCTGGGTTAAAACCAACAAAGTCTACAGAAGTGGTGTGAGTGATGACCAATTGATGGAAATTGCTGAAAACATGTATGCTAAAGACCATAGTGATAAAGATTTCATGCTAAAGCACTTTTGGAAGGTTGTGCGAAATGAAAGGAAGTGGTCTGCATATGTTAAAAGAGAACAAGATAAAGATCAGAACAAGGGTGCAACTAATAGGCCGGCTGATGTGGTTAATTTGGAAGAAAATCCTAGTATTCGTCCTATTGAGCATAAGAAGGCTAAGGATGAGCTATATGGCAAAAAGAAGACACCTCAAGCGTATTCTGCTATTAGTGAGAAGCTAGATAAGTACATTGAAGTTAGCACAACAGCTAGGAAGGACCGTGAAAAGATGTCGGAGACTCAAAAAATCTTGGCAAATAGTAAGGTTGAAGCTGCTAGGTTGAATGAAATGGCTGCAGAAAAGCAACTGAAATGTAGAATGCTAGAGACTTATAAAGACTTGTTGTTAGCACCAACCAGTAATCTGAATGCTCAAGCTTTGGCTGAGAGGGACAAAGCTATGGAGAGTATGAGATTGGCCTTATTTGCTACAGAATATAATTAA
- the LOC110430760 gene encoding putative nuclease HARBI1, whose protein sequence is MRRDLFLKIVNALGEWSPFLILRSDAANRPGLSPIQKCTAAIRQLANGSPADQLDEYIKIGESTAVECLKLFVKGVIEVFGTEYLRRPTIQDVERLMEIGERRGFPGMLGSIDCMHWHWGKCPYAWKGMYTRGDHGVPTIILEAVASHNRWIWHAFFGVAGSNNDINVLNQSHLFVEQLREESPKVQYTINGREYDTGYYLADGIYPEWPVFVKSIRKPQLDKHKLFAQHQEGARKDVECTYGILQSRFCILRRPARLFEQGDLENIMLACIILHNMIIEDENDIDQVPFDLNEEGSTYIVQEPTISHGQNPEMEDMELKQISLSLD, encoded by the exons ATGAGAAGGGATCTGTTTCTCAAGATTGTCAATGCCCTCGGTGAGTGGTCTCCGTTTCTCATCTTAAGATCAGATGCTGCTAATCGCCCTGGgctatctccaattcaaaaatgTACTGCTGCTATACGGCAACTAGCTAATGGAAGCCCTGCAGACCAGCTTGATGAGTACATTAAAATTGGTGAAAGTACTGCTGTAGAGTGTTTGAAGTTATTTGTGAAGGGAGTGATTGAAGTTTTTGGGACGGAGTATTTGAGGAGACCGACCATACAAGATGTTGAACGTTTAATGGAGATAGGTGAGCGTCGTGGGTTTCCAGGCATGCTAGGGAGCATTGACTGTATGCATTGGCACTGGGGAAAATGTCCATATGCATGGAAGGGTATGTATACTCGCGGTGATCACGGTGTGCCAACAATCATTCTAGAGGCAGTTGCTTCGCACAATCGTTGGATATGGCATGCTTTCTTTGGTGTTGCCGGATCGAACAACGATATCAACGTGCTGAACCAATCACATTTGTTTGTGGAGCAGCTGAGAGAAGAATCTCCTAAAGTGCAGTACACTATCAATGGAAGAGAATATGATACCGGCTATTACCTAGCTGATGGTATATATCCAGAGTGGCCTGTTTTTGTGAAGTCTATACGTAAACCACAATTAGACAAACATAAATTATTTGCACAACACCAAGAAGGGGCAAGGAAGGATGTTGAATGCACCTATGGTATTTTGCAGTCTCGCTTTTGTATTTTGCGCAGACCAGCACGTTTGTTCGAGCAAGGGGATCTAGAGAATATTATGCTTGCTTGCATAATTCTCCACAACATGATAATCGAAGATGAGAACGATATAGACCAAGTTCCATTTGATTTGAATGAGGAAGGCAGCACATATATTGTTCAAGAACCTACAATCTCTCATGGACAGAACCCAGAGATGGAAGAC ATGGAACTTAAGCAGATATCTTTATCTTTGGATTga